The nucleotide sequence GGAGCTGCGGTTATCGACATTTGTGGTAGTTTTCTCGTACGCAATGACGGCTTTAATCAAAGCCAGAGGCGGTGATCAGGAGAGACCAGTCGGGTACAGATTTGCGGTGGATTGTCGAAGCCTCATGGTTCCACCGGTTCCATCGACTTATTTTGGCAATTGCCTTTCTGCTTGTTTTAAAATGCCCTTAAAGGCAGAGACGTTTATGAGTGAAGAAGGGTTTTTGGCTGCTGCGAGTTTAGTTAGTGATTCGGTTGAGGCATTGGACGAGAGTGTAGCATGGACGAATCCAGAGCTTATGATAGCATTTGCGACTGTTCCACCAGGAGCACAATTTCTCGGCGTTTCAGGTTCGACCCGGTTGGGAGTATACGGGTTGGATTTCGGGTGGGGCAGACCGGAGAAAGTGGTGCTTGTGTCCATTGACCAAGGCGAAGTGATTTCCATGGCGGAGAGCAGAGATGGAAATGGTGGTGTGGAGGTTGGCTTCTCTCTCAAGAAACATGAAATGGATCTTCTCATTGATTTGCTTCATGACGacctaaaaaattaaatcatttttctttcttcacaagagaaaacaaaaaagaggtaATATAAGGCTAAGCTTCTTCGTCTCCAACAACTTCCAAACACACCAAGTCAATCGAAGTTTACTCTGTTGTATGCTCTGTTTTATACTCTGTTGCACCTCAAGTTTACTCAGCTGCTAAGCATATATCTGTTATGTTGCATTACTCCGCGATTCCCTTCTTTCTGCTCTGATGCACTTTCAGGTTTACCCAGCTGCTTATAAATGACTTGTTCTTATGAGCTTAAAACATGATTGGTTGAGCtctcacttcttggatcttctcaATAAGACACCAATGTTCACAACGTCACTTCGTTCTATGTGACTTCACATTGAGCTGTCTTGGCTGTTAATCTGAATGAGGAATCACTGCATCTGTGTATGAACTTGTGGTTGTATAAGACTTGCTCACTACTTTTTGATCATCTCTCTTGAGTCTAACAACCGGCCAGTAACAACAAGAATTTTGATCATATCTTCAATATGGTCTGATTGAAGAGTGTTTAGAATTAGAAGTAACACAAATATTTAGCTTCTTGAGAAGACGACCTTCCCAATCCGTAGAAACCTGGATTAATCCGACAAGAGGAAAGTGGAGGCACAAAGGCTTCGTTCCATTCTCTAGATTCCTTGATGGACTTCGAAGCGAATTCCTCTCCAGTAAAACAGAAGCTGTAGATTGAGCTGAAAAGACAacaacagatgatgatgatcaaggaCATTTCTAACATATTCTTGAGCTGCATTACTAAAACTTGAGCAGAGAAATATCAAAGTACAAAAGCAATAATCTCAAGACAATACTCCATCTAACTTGAGCAgagaaaaggaacaaaatttgTCGAGCCTAAATTGAATGAATccaaaactataaaagaaaCTCAACATCAACCACATCACCGAACTTCTCATCGTTTGGTTGCTTCTGTCCAATCACAACAACATTTAAATGTAATCAAAGTACACACGTCTTTTTCcaaattgagtttttttattcaaagCATAAGTGTTAACAAAAGGAAACACTTTCTTTCATCTGtatgattagaaaataaaaaaacaagcaCATTTGTTTgagtcactctctctctctctactctgcAGTCTGATTATTACCAGGCAATATCTGCAACGCAGTTCTGTTACTGTTCTTTATAGTAAGgtccttcatcatcttcttcagttGCCTCATGCTCGCATCTTTCAAGTTCTCTTCATCAATCccgaccttcttcttcttcttagcctCTTCACCTTTCTTCTCTCCATTCTCATAATGGTCAACATTCATCATCAACTCCATGATGTTCTCTTTGTTCTCGACATTGACAGGCTTCAGAGCCGAGTTCTTTGATGGAGTTGTCGATTTGCATGGTCTTGGAAATTGAACTGATATTGATCCTGCTGCAAATGGAGATAACGGAGTTGTTTTGACTTCAGCCTtttcaagaagaggaggagaatttGGAGCACTAGCAGCAGAGCCTTCTGATTCCGAAAGAGTCATCTCTTCATCAGCAATATCAGATCCCAGTACGGCTTGGTTCGAATCAGCTTCAGAGATAGTACTCTCTGAGTCAACATCAGAATCATCTTCCGGTTCAGTTTCTGAATCACCAGCATCGCTATTGGTTTGGTTCACCATTGTGTCTTCTTCATCGAAATTGTTGATATTCTCAGGTTCAGCGTCATTCTTCTGAATTGCCTGTTCGGTTTTCGAATCACCAGCATCACTATCGGTTTGGTCCACCTTTGTCTCTACACCGAAACTGTAGATTTTCTCAGGCTCAAACTCATTCTCCTGATTTGCCTGTTCTGTTTTGTCCTCCTTTGCCTCTACATCGAAATTGTTGATTTTCTCAGGCTCACACTCATTCTCCTGAATCGCCTGTTCTGTTTTGTCCTCCTTTGCCTCTACATCGAAATTGTTGATTTTCTCAGGCTCACACTCATTCTCCTGAATTGCCTGTTCTGTTTTGTCCTCCTTTGCCTCTACATCGAAATTGTCGATTTTCTCAGGCTCAAACTCATTCTCCTTAATTGCCTGTTCTGTTTCTTGTGGGTCTACTGAAGAACTGTTGGAAGCTAGAACGTTCTTGGACtctgcgaaaaaaaaaaaagacattttgaTTTAGTAGTGTAAACAAGAGACTGGTTAAGGCGAGTTATTTCTATACTTGTTGCATACCAATACCATTATCATCATTGTGTGTCTCAGTGTTTGCATGATCCAAGACAGGAATATCACCGAGATCTCCAATCTCCTGATCACTGTCATTCTTCTTCTCACACATGACCTGCAAAGTTTCTTCTTGTTTGTCTACTTTGACTAAGCTATTCTCAGATTCTGCAAAAAGAAAGCTGCAACATTTAGAATGCAAACAAGATAACTAAATATAAACATTGATGGTATATAAATGCTTCTGTTACCTTTATCATCAGCCCTAGCTTCACTCATCTCTTCCTTGTTGGTCTCAGTGTTTGCATCCATAGCAGCAATATCACCAATATCAACATATACCTCAAGATCTCCAACTACTTGGTCACTGTCACTCTTCAAGTTCTCCCATACTTGTTCCATAGAAACACTTAAATCTCTACCTGGGATAACTTCAGCCTCTGAACCTGCATATTACCACAACATTCATTATAGATCAACCAACTTATTTGACTTAAGCACAGACattgaaacagagaaaatgCATTGTATGTCTAACCAGATGGATTCTTCTCCTGCGCAGATACTTTTTGTTCTGTATCTTCATTCCTCGCTGGCTTATCCAAAGTTTCTCTTGTCTTCAAACTCAGATCAGCCATACATTTTTCCAACAGCCTGGTTGATCTTCTAGTGCTGTACACCGACTGGACCAATTCATCCTTCTTAGCACAAGAAGTTGCTGCTGAAGCTTTCCTTGTGGTTCGTGCTGCTGGCGTTTTGGGCACATTGGCTTCAAACTTGACAGTGCTAGTCTTGGGTTCTTGAGGAACGTTTTCCTGGTCCATTTCTCCAGCAAGAGACTTGCTCGTAGAACGGGATACCAACAACGAAGACGACTGAGGCTCAGCTTTCACTGTAGTCTTTCTTCGAGTTGTTCTCGTTGCAGTATTTGGTGGCTTCTTAGCTACACTGGTTGGAGACACCTCGGATTGATTCATGTACTCATCAAGACCTTCAACCTATTGATCCAACATACAGTATAAAGCAACAAAACATTAGTAGTAGGAATTAATCTTGCACATGTAATTCAGAATCTAAGAGCATAAATGTTAAATGAAACCACAAGCAATGACCAAAatgactcaagatcaaacacataGACAACTCAAGAGGCAAAACCACGACTCCCAAATTGATCTCACAGCAAAATAACGCAATTCATAAACATTTATGAGGATCAACCAAATTCACCATTCTTAGATTAAGAGTCTAAGCGCATCAACAGAGGTAGAGCTAATCGATGAATAAGGCAGCGATAACATTGAGATCTAAGAATCAAAAACATCTCCGGCTCTAAGACTTTTAACAAATCGATCATGCACAAATCTGAATCAAGTCAGGGATCGATCAGAACAATAGATCTGAGATCGAAacttttccaaacaaaaaaaaaaaaaaacaaaatgattactCGCTCATGTTCGATTACACAGATCTTCGTCACAATCGGAATCATAGATATGGATCCCTAAACAAAACTACTACAGATTCTCAGGATCTAAAACGGAAACGGAgcgaacagaggaagaagaaagacttaCGATCTCAAGAGCACTGAGAGCATCGGCCATGGCGAGATTGGTCATATTGGCTGGGATTTTGTTCCTCTTGCAGAGAAATTGAAGATCTCTTCTGAGAAGGCTGTGGAAATCCATCTCCGGCGACGAAATCGAGAGAAGTTTCTTTTGggtgttgagagagagagagagagagagagagaaatcgaaTTTTGTTGACAGAGAAAACAAGATGTTTTTTGCTATGAGTGTGAAGATGTGAGGGTAAGGGGTATTTATACCTCATTTCCCCAAGAAGACGAGAAGCCACCATTAATGAATCTCTAGGTGTGACCGTTGGAGcggattttttgaattttgaatttttttttttaaatattttaatttgggtttatttcACTCTTTCTCCGTTTTTGTTACTTGGTACacattattgtatattttgtatCTGCCAAAATAAGGAGGATATATTCTGAATTAGAAAATTACTGTATTTTGAAGAGCTTTTTaggaatattttatttatttcaatcatacagtaaaaaaaaaaaaattgataggcTCCCAAAAAATAACTTTCGctcgaatcttcttctttttgtaaatcagagaaatataaatatagccATGGGCCATATTTGAGTAAGAAAAAGAATAGCCATGGGCCTTAGAAACTGTAAAGCCCATATCAGAGTGTAAATGGTATTGTGAGTGATGATGTGTTCACTNATCTTCTTTTGTAAATCAGAGAGATATAAATATAGTCATGGGCCATATTTGAGTAAGAAAAAGTATAGCCATGGGCCTTAGAAACTGTAAGCCCATATGAGAGTGTAAATGGTATTGTGATTTGTGAGTGATTTGTTGTATCGGTCTTTTAAGTCGTTTTCTATATTCTACAGTTCAAATTATTTCAATTTTCGTGTTGATGAAGTCCAAATCAAATACCTTTTTCTCGTTATAGCTTATCCTTTTGCTTGTGTAATGACTCGATACTTTTCCCTTTGTAGGTTTAAAAGATAATTAGGACTCACCAAAAGTAATTTTCAAAAGCagaataaaaagaagcaaaacaagcaTTATAACTTAAAACTCGTACAACATCATAACACAAGAAAATTTGTTCCTTTTGAAACGCATATTATAACATGCCACacttcaaatttttattataacattGGGTACGTAAACACACATAGAGGAAGAGTTTGCTTGGCTATGAATGGTGAGTCTTGTCCAAATCCTCGAGACTTGTAGGACGGAACCAAGCTTTCTCCTCCATCACTGAGTCCTCCTGACCCCCACGATTCTCGTCCGTTGTGTCGGTTGAGGAGGACGAGGAAGGTCCAAAGACACCAGTTTGAGGATGAGGAGACCAATATTTGTCGGAGTCAGGCTTTATTAGTTCATCAGGCACTTTACTCGATTGCATATCTTCCTCTACGTTCTTATCATAGGCCGATGTGTGACCATTCCTATTAGCAATACCTCTAGAGGagaaaaagtttggttttaccgataaatataatattggtttctttcatatatatgttttgtatcaAAGTGAGACTTTCACTATAGCAGTACATGAATAAAACAAGGAATATGATTGAGTATATAACCCCACCAATTTATCTTTGGTTCAGAAATTAAAAGGTTcccatatattttaaaaagagaatatgGTATCGCAAATAAAAATGGTTATTGAGATGTCGACCCACTAACATTACATATTCCTGCATGCTGTCggttcatttatttatatatatatatgattttccaATAAATAAATTCGGTCACGTCACGTCTAATCGACCAAGGTGGATGACATGAATACAAAAATCTAGATTTTAGTTAAATAGGCTTCGTCTAGATTCAGAATGGTACAATCTTGTTTACAAGAAAATACCCGATAAACTCGTTGGCCACAAAACATGATCCCTTCGACCAAGAAGATTAGATGagccaagtaaaaaaaaagtttttctctgTTAGTAGTTGAGATGGGTGGGTAATGTTCATCCGTATCTAATTTGTACATAATATCCAGTATTCTACACGATCCACACAGTCTACacgacttttttaaaaattaaaaaaataaacacgaCTACACGAGGGTACGTATGACCTCGTAGATACATATATTCAGAATTTGGATTCGTTAATAAGTTCTTACTAATTATTATCACTTCTAAACGAAAAAAGTGAGGACCCTTTCCAAGATGGCAAGATTTATTGTTTCTCTTAGTTGACCCTCTCCAAGATGGAGGGAATTAATAATCTGAAAAAGACACGTGTCACACTATGAATGGAAAAACTGGTTTAGGACCTTTTTGGTATTATCCTCTTTGCGCCCTATTGGATATGCCATATCCGACTACCGTGTGATCTGTGCTTCTAttctatgttaaaaaaaaagatacatctCCCTACaactgaaaataataatatacttatatatacattttaagttacaaaaaataatCTACGGCAAATCTTGTACCTATAATCTGCAAATGTTGGACGTGATATCGATGATCTGAAATAAACTAGAAAAATCCAACATTtacgtaaaaaaataaataaagaagggATTCGTATAAAGTATAATAAACCTtatgaagtttttgttttgtttttttttttttttttttttttNNNNNNNNNNNNNNNNNNNNNNNNNNNNNNNNNNNNNNNNNNNNNNNNNNNNNNNNNNNNNNNNNNNNNNNNNNNNNNNNNNttttttttttttttttttttttttttttttgtgttatcaccatatatcatatatgtacgTGACATAACACAACAATCTAGACAACCTATTATGCGATATTCAGTCTATGTTCTAATTAAAATACGTTTTTCCCTTTAGTTTCTTATCCATTTCTTTTCGAGAACAATATATTTACGAAACttatgaaaatgaagaacaatgGAGGGAGAGTGagtaagaagaggaagagatagAAATACCGAGAAGCGAGGAGACCAGATGCGAAGGGGCCTGAACGAACACAATTGACTATGTGCTTCCCGATCACCACAGCAACAATGCTCTTCGATTTAGCTGCCATCCACTCTGTTTACTCTGTTTCTGTAGTaccagagagaaagagaaagagaaaagagaagagaggataGTGAGTTGTGAGTTGAGTGTGTgtgtttaaataatatttagcGTGGAAGAGATGGGAGGAGACATAAAAAGAGAGCACACCATACCATACGATTCATGTGTGCTCCGTTACTTTCTTAGAAAATACAGTAGTCTCGAATCTCGATTAGTCAAATCAAATCTAACGTCCCCGTTTGGGTTTTCGTTTGACGCCGTTAACTCTACGAATGTAACAACCGGGCCATAGGACCTCTAACGGGCTTTTCACAATTAAGCCCATCATGTAAAATTTAAAGGAtagatgatgttgatgacatgaTTGCCCCTTTGCTCGTACAAGCAAGAAGCAAGACACAAGAGCATGGTCAAGTCAAACAATAATCAAAGGTTACACTGAAAACGTGATTGATTTCGTGGATTAggaatataattaaaatcaagaaattttatACTAATAATCTAATATTCAGAAATATTTGTGATCCTTGTTTGGGGAAAGAGTGTGTGGACAGAGTGGACCGTGTGTAACACACGAAAATGTTGCGATTACCACGAAAAGGTTATCTCTTGGAGCTTTTGACACATCAccactaaaacaaacaaaaaaaacttctctaggCATCATCCTTTTACAAAGCAACGCATGCAACAAGATCGAAACTAAGAATTCAAACAAGCTTTCGTCGTTCGGATCAcattagaaagagagagagagatggcaACGTCTGGTGCGATTTCAGGAGCTACTACTGTCTCTTCCTTCTTCACTAAAACTGCTTCAACTTCAAACCCATCTTCAAAACTCCATTCCTCCTCTGCTTCTGTCTTTTCCCaggtctcctctctctctcttcttttcaatCTCTTTACAAACGAATTTGAATTTCTTAATGTGGAGGGTCGAGTTTGATTTCTCTTGAATGTGATTTGGACTTGGCTTCATCTAAAAGTATGAatctttgtgtgttttagaAATCTGTGTTTCAGGGAGTGTCTTTGGAAGATTCGAAGAAGAGTGTATCAGAGATCTTTGCTGTCTCTGAGAGAAAGATCGGAGGGTTAAATGGGTTGAGGAGATTCGAAATCAAAGCAAGAACAGCAGCTTCCAAGACAATAGAGGTTGAAGTAGACAAGCCTTTGGGTCTGACTCTAGGACAGAAGCAAGGCGGTGGAGTTGTCATCAccgtgagttttttttgttttactaactAACTCTGCAATGAAGTGGCATTCTTCTTGTAAACATGTTGTTTGATTTATTATCATGGGGGTTTGTCAGGGTGTGGAAGGAGGTGGGAACGCAGCTAAAGCTGGGCTTAAATCAGGAGATCAAGTTATCTATACAAGCAGCTTCTTTGGAGATGAGCTTTGGCCTGCAGATAAGCTAGGCTTTACTAAAACCGCAATTCAGGCTAAACCTGATTCTGTCTACTTTGTTGTTAGCAGGTGAGTGTTATGTGTTTGCCTCTCTTGGTTTAATTCTAAGATTGAAATGATCATAAATCGTAGCAGATAGTTTAATTATGTGTGTCCTTTGATTCTTGGCACAAGAAAATCAGTGAAAACATAAACTCTTTATCACATTTTTCCATGGTCTAATGCTGTGGCTGATAAGTCTTTAAGTTTTCGCAATACTAAGCTTCACAAATTGGTACTTGAGGTTTCTTGTGATGCATTGGACTCGCCTCCCTTTAACAATGGTGGAAATTATGTTAAATACATATTGTGTCGATGTGTGTTAGAGGAGAAATGCTTTGTGTGAGGTTCTTGATTGGTTTCTGATGTAATTTTTTATCATACACAGAGGTGCAGACGTTGATGTCAAGAAACTAAATAAGCGTCCGGCTCCTCCGAGGTTTGGAAGGAAGTTAACTGAGACTCAGAAGGCTAGTAGCAATCTTTTGTTCCTATATGATTGCATCTTAAACCCCTTTTATAGAAGCTTAACTCGATTGATTTGTCTTAATATCATTCTCTTTTGCAGACAAGAGCTACTCACATTTGTCTTGATTGTGGATTCATATACACTTTATCCAAACCTTTTGATGATCAAGTGAGTGTGAATCTTCTAGtttcaatttatattacttTGGTTTCAGTTGCATAACGTTTTCGGTTTTTTTAGGTCTATATCTAGATATTTGTAACTAAGCTTTTGATGTTTTCTTCCAGCCGGACACATACGTATGTCCTCAATGTATAGCACCAAAGAAGAGGTTTGCGAAGTATGATGTGAACACAGGAAAGGCCATAGGAGGAGGATTGCCTCCGATTGGTGTCATTGTTGGCTTATTGGCCGGTCTTGGAGCTGTTGGAGCTTTGCTTGTCTATGGTCTTCAATGAAATTTTTGACTCTATGTCAGTGAAACAAGTCCTCCTCTTAATTGAgctttgtaattttgtaaaccAAGAATGAATGTTTGATGACGTCAACTTGGGAGTTAATTCATTGTAAATcgttttcagttataattttggttttctcaATTATAGTCCAACTAAGAAAAAAAGTCTAATTAATCGGTGGTCTTTTAGTTTTTGGCCAATGGGAGCTTTTAAAAAATGGTctctaataatataattatgtaataaagaaactaatcaaatcgtaattttataaaagaaataaaaagaaataaggaAAAACGAGAGAgtaatatttacaaaagaatcagttttgtaaatagataaaCTTTCTagcttatataatatataaacagaaTTCATTTCACACGATCTTCAGAATCACCATAAATAAATCAACTTCATAGAGTgtaaacatcaacaacaaaaatgtcaaGAGCAAAAGACTATGAAGATTTCAAAGAAACTTTCAAAAGATACGATGAATATGTAGATGGAGAAATTTCATGGAATGAATTTGGTTACTCACGTTTACGCAAACGTTCCACTCCTGTAACCAAGTCTGAAATCAACAAGATTTATGTAGAGCTTGGAACTCGTGGTGAAGATAGAGTATTTGGAGAAGCATCCAAGTTTCCTGGTAATCTTCTAATTCTTCCATCTCTCTCAGTTAAACCTAAACTTAAGGATATGATTAATGTGACTCTGCCAGAAAAAGAGTCTAATGTTGTAAATAATTCGGACAAGAACGAAAAGAAAACTGAGGATCAAGCTCAAAATGCAAAGGAACCTCTTGAAACTATAGAGATCAATGAAGATTGGGTTGTCATAGAGGATGACGATGATAAAGACTTTGAATTATGTTAGctttttggttattggataattcttgcttttgatgttaaactgattcttttgtttaagATTTTCATGGATCTTTTCGTTTATGGAgcttttgttattcttttttgCGTTATTATTCATTCAATGCGGGAAACAAACTAACGACTTTTACatacatttcatatattttatgataatAACATTAACGTTCTGTATTTATCCactaaactaaaaagaaaaagaaaaaagagtgatTTACTAAAATTTTGGAGCTGTTGGAGCTTTGCTTGATTATGGACTtcaatgaaaattttgaacTATATGTCAGTGACATTGAAACAAGCCCTCCTCTTAATTGAgctttgtaattttgtaaaccAAGAATGAATGTTTGATGACGTCAACTTGGGAGTTAAATCATTGTAAATCATTTTCAGTTACAACTTTGATTTTCTCAATTATAGtccaactacaaaaaaaaaaaagaaagtctaATTAATCGGTGGTCTTTTAGTTTTTGGCCAATGGGAGTTTTTAAAGAGTGGttcctgttttaaaaattgctaggcgctagtcgggcagTCAGCGTGAACCTAGCGCCTAGCAAGAGAATCGAAGATTAAACGGAAACTAGTTTTAaggtaattttattaaattaataataaataaaatatatgtattttatacattagttattgtaaaatatcattaaaaaaatacatatttgattttaaaaataattattatatataaaattgagCAAGAAATAATCGGATtagatatattataattaaattacatatatataattaaataatcgaTGCTAGATGGgaattaattattaatcaattttgCGGTGCGTAATCTGTACTACTAGCCAGAGATTTTAAAAATAGGGATTAGAGGTATGGAATTGGAAACCAATATATTGGGCTGAGGTAATAAGGCCCATTGAAACCTCGACGTGTGAGACGCGTACACCTCACAAACGCCACGTGCTTCATCCTCCgtacatcttcttcctctttttgtaCCAAAAATCGAAGAAGACCTAAACTTGCTCactaagaaaaatcaaaaatcaaaatcagaaccGATTCAGATCTAAAAAAGCCTCTTCTTCGTAATCCATCAATACCTAAGATCCAGAATGGCTCTCGAATGGGTTGTATTAGGCTACGCAGCA is from Camelina sativa cultivar DH55 chromosome 20, Cs, whole genome shotgun sequence and encodes:
- the LOC104770006 gene encoding aspartic and glutamic acid-rich protein-like isoform X2 codes for the protein MDFHSLLRRDLQFLCKRNKIPANMTNLAMADALSALEIVEGLDEYMNQSEVSPTSVAKKPPNTATRTTRRKTTVKAEPQSSSLLVSRSTSKSLAGEMDQENVPQEPKTSTVKFEANVPKTPAARTTRKASAATSCAKKDELVQSVYSTRRSTRLLEKCMADLSLKTRETLDKPARNEDTEQKVSAQEKNPSGSEAEVIPGRDLSVSMEQVWENLKSDSDQVVGDLEVYVDIGDIAAMDANTETNKEEMSEARADDKESENSLVKVDKQEETLQVMCEKKNDSDQEIGDLGDIPVLDHANTETHNDDNESKNVLASNSSSVDPQETEQAIKENEFEPEKIDNFDVEAKEDKTEQAIQENECEPEKINNFDVEAKEDKTEQAIQENECEPEKINNFDVEAKEDKTEQANQENEFEPEKIYSFGVETKVDQTDSDAGDSKTEQAIQKNDAEPENINNFDEEDTMVNQTNSDAGDSETEPEDDSDVDSESTISEADSNQAVLGSDIADEEMTLSESEGSAASAPNSPPLLEKAEVKTTPLSPFAAGSISVQFPRPCKSTTPSKNSALKPVNVENKENIMELMMNVDHYENGEKKGEEAKKKKKVGIDEENLKDASMRQLKKMMKDLTIKNSNRTALQILPGNNQTAE
- the LOC104770006 gene encoding aspartic and glutamic acid-rich protein-like isoform X1, producing the protein MDFHSLLRRDLQFLCKRNKIPANMTNLAMADALSALEIVEGLDEYMNQSEVSPTSVAKKPPNTATRTTRRKTTVKAEPQSSSLLVSRSTSKSLAGEMDQENVPQEPKTSTVKFEANVPKTPAARTTRKASAATSCAKKDELVQSVYSTRRSTRLLEKCMADLSLKTRETLDKPARNEDTEQKVSAQEKNPSGSEAEVIPGRDLSVSMEQVWENLKSDSDQVVGDLEVYVDIGDIAAMDANTETNKEEMSEARADDKESENSLVKVDKQEETLQVMCEKKNDSDQEIGDLGDIPVLDHANTETHNDDNGIESKNVLASNSSSVDPQETEQAIKENEFEPEKIDNFDVEAKEDKTEQAIQENECEPEKINNFDVEAKEDKTEQAIQENECEPEKINNFDVEAKEDKTEQANQENEFEPEKIYSFGVETKVDQTDSDAGDSKTEQAIQKNDAEPENINNFDEEDTMVNQTNSDAGDSETEPEDDSDVDSESTISEADSNQAVLGSDIADEEMTLSESEGSAASAPNSPPLLEKAEVKTTPLSPFAAGSISVQFPRPCKSTTPSKNSALKPVNVENKENIMELMMNVDHYENGEKKGEEAKKKKKVGIDEENLKDASMRQLKKMMKDLTIKNSNRTALQILPGNNQTAE
- the LOC104770007 gene encoding uncharacterized protein LOC104770007; this encodes MAAKSKSIVAVVIGKHIVNCVRSGPFASGLLASRGIANRNGHTSAYDKNVEEDMQSSKVPDELIKPDSDKYWSPHPQTGVFGPSSSSSTDTTDENRGGQEDSVMEEKAWFRPTSLEDLDKTHHS
- the LOC104770008 gene encoding uncharacterized protein LOC104770008 isoform X2 translates to MATSGAISGATTVSSFFTKTASTSNPSSKLHSSSASVFSQKSVFQGVSLEDSKKSVSEIFAVSERKIGGLNGLRRFEIKARTAASKTIEVEVDKPLGLTLGQKQGGGVVITGVEGGGNAAKAGLKSGDQVIYTSSFFGDELWPADKLGFTKTAIQAKPDSVYFVVSRGADVDVKKLNKRPAPPRFGRKLTETQKAKLLTFVLIVDSYTLYPNLLMINRTHTYVLNV
- the LOC104770008 gene encoding uncharacterized protein LOC104770008 isoform X1; translation: MATSGAISGATTVSSFFTKTASTSNPSSKLHSSSASVFSQKSVFQGVSLEDSKKSVSEIFAVSERKIGGLNGLRRFEIKARTAASKTIEVEVDKPLGLTLGQKQGGGVVITGVEGGGNAAKAGLKSGDQVIYTSSFFGDELWPADKLGFTKTAIQAKPDSVYFVVSRGADVDVKKLNKRPAPPRFGRKLTETQKTRATHICLDCGFIYTLSKPFDDQPDTYVCPQCIAPKKRFAKYDVNTGKAIGGGLPPIGVIVGLLAGLGAVGALLVYGLQ
- the LOC104770009 gene encoding uncharacterized protein LOC104770009, which produces MSRAKDYEDFKETFKRYDEYVDGEISWNEFGYSRLRKRSTPVTKSEINKIYVELGTRGEDRVFGEASKFPGNLLILPSLSVKPKLKDMINVTLPEKESNVVNNSDKNEKKTEDQAQNAKEPLETIEINEDWVVIEDDDDKDFELC